A part of Ictalurus furcatus strain D&B chromosome 8, Billie_1.0, whole genome shotgun sequence genomic DNA contains:
- the klhl4 gene encoding kelch-like protein 4 isoform X2: MSSNCSDEFFQATNHAEQTFRKMETYLQHKQLCDVLLIAGDHKIPAHRLVLSAVSDYFAAMFTNNVREAKQDEIKMEGVDPDALRSLVHFAYTGVLELKEETIESLLAAACLLQLSQVIEVCCNFLMKQLHPSNCLGIRSFADAQGCMDLLNVAHNYTMEHFLEVIQNQEFLLLPTTEIVKLLSSDDINVPDEETIFQALMMWVRYDVQRRQKDLGLLLAYIRLPLLPPQLLADLENNKMFSEDLECQKLLMEAMKYHLLPERRPMLQSPRTKPRKSTVGALYAVGGMDASKGSTTIEKYDLRTNTWIQVGIMNGRRLQFGVAVIDNKLYVVGGRDGLKTSNTVECYDPLTKVWSNMPPMSTHRHGLGIAVLEGPMYAVGGHDGWSYLNTVERWDPQARQWNYVASMSTPRSTVGVTALNGKLFAVGGRDGSSCLRSMECFDPHTNKWSTCAPMAKRRGGVGVATYNGFLYAVGGHDAPASNHCSRLSDCVERYDQKTDTWTMVSSLSVPRDAVGVCLLGDKLYAVGGYDGQSYLNSVESYDAQNNEWTEEVPLNIGRAGACVVVVKLP, encoded by the exons ATGAGCTCCAATTGTTCAGATGAGTTCTTCCAGGCCACGAACCACGCGGAACAGACCTTCCGGAAGATGGAGACTTACCTGCAGCACAAGCAGCTGTGTGATGTGCTTTTGATAGCTGGCGATCACAAGATCCCTGCACATAG GCTTGTTTTAAGCGCAGTTTCAGACTACTTCGCTGCCATGTTCACCAACAATGTGCGGGAGGCAAAACAGGATGAGATCAAAATGGAAGGTGTTGATCCGGATGCACTGAGATCATTAGTTCATTTTGCATACACTG GTGTACTTGAGCTAAAGGAAGAGACAATTGAGAGCCTATTAGCCGCAGCATGTCTTCTCCAGCTCTCGCAAGTTATTGAGGTCTGCTGCaactttttaatgaaacaacTTCACCCATCCAACTGCCTGGGGATCCGCTCATTTGCTGATGCTCAAGGATGCATGGATCTGCTGAATGTGGCACACAACTACACCATG GAACACTTTTTAGAAGTCATTCAGAACCAGGAGTTTCTCTTACTTCCTACAACGGAAATAGTCAAGCTACTGTCCAGTGATGACATCAATGTTCCAGACGAAGAGACCATTTTCCAGGCACTGATGATGTGGGTGCGCTATGATGTGCAGCGTCGGCAAAAAGATCTAGGATTATTACTCGCCTACATACGCCTACCCCTTCTGCCGCCTCAG CTTCTTGCTGACTTGGAAAACAATAAGATGTTTTCTGAAGATCTGGAATGTCAAAAGCTACTGATGGAGGCCATGAAGTACCATTTGTTGCCAGAGCGTCGGCCGATGCTACAGAGTCCCAGGACCAAACCACGCAAGTCCACTGTAGGGGCACTCTATGCAGTAGGAGGCATGGATGCCTCAAAAG GTTCTACAACAATAGAGAAGTATGATCTTCGCACTAATACATGGATCCAGGTTGGCATAATGAATGGTCGGAGGCTTCAATTTGGTGTAGCAGTCATCGATAACAAGCTCTATGTGGTAGGGGGAAGGGATGGCCTCAAGACATCCAATACAGTGGAGTGCTATGATCCACTCACTAAAGTGTGGTCCAACATGCCTCCTATGTCAACCCACAGACATGGACTAG GGATCGCTGTCCTGGAAGGGCCTATGTATGCGGTGGGAGGGCATGATGGATGGAGCTATCTGAACACAGTTGAGAGGTGGGACCCCCAGGCAAGACAGTGGAATTATGTGGCCAGTATGTCCACTCCTCGCAGCACAGTAGGAGTCACTGCTCTCAACGGAAA GCTGTTTGCGGTGGGTGGACGTGACGGCAGCTCGTGCCTCCGCTCCATGGAATGTTTTGATCCCCACACTAACAAATGGAGCACGTGCGCACCAATGGCGAAGCGGAGAGGAGGAGTGGGCGTGGCCACCTACAACGGCTTTCTGTACGCTGTCGGCGGCCATGACGCACCAGCTTCAAACCACTGCTCTCGCCTCTCTGACTGTGTGGAGAG GTATGACCAAAAAACAGACACGTGGACCATGGTGTCGTCCCTCAGTGTTCCACGTGATGCAGTGGGAGTGTGTTTGCTTGGTGACAAGCTATATGCAGTAGGTGGATACGATGGCCAATCCTATCTAAACAGCGTAGAGTCCTATGATGCACAGAATAACGAATGGACCGAG GAGGTGCCATTGAACATTGGCAGAGCTGGGGCCTGTGTGGTGGTGGTTAAATTACCTTGA